A section of the Pseudomonas flavescens genome encodes:
- a CDS encoding glycine cleavage system protein R yields the protein MSTPPVREQFLVISALGTNAMELTNVLCRASHENRCAVVSTRLSRHGEFSALVLQVSGNWDALARLETGLPALSKKHEFTANVIRSAASEVRPQALPYVAYVSSVYRPDILNELCQFFIDHRVELEALTCDTYQAPQTGGTMLNATLTVTLPAGTQISWLRDQFLDFADALNLDALIEPWRPQNP from the coding sequence ATGTCCACCCCCCCAGTTCGCGAACAATTCCTCGTCATCAGTGCACTCGGCACCAACGCCATGGAGCTGACCAACGTACTGTGCCGAGCCAGCCATGAAAACCGCTGCGCGGTCGTCAGCACGCGCCTGAGCCGCCACGGCGAGTTCAGCGCGCTGGTGCTGCAGGTGTCTGGCAACTGGGATGCCCTGGCGCGCCTGGAAACGGGCCTGCCGGCACTCTCCAAGAAGCATGAGTTCACCGCCAACGTGATCCGTAGCGCAGCGTCGGAGGTCCGCCCCCAGGCGCTGCCCTACGTGGCCTACGTCAGCTCGGTGTACCGCCCGGACATCCTCAACGAGCTGTGCCAGTTCTTCATCGATCACCGCGTCGAACTGGAGGCCCTGACCTGCGACACCTATCAGGCGCCGCAGACCGGCGGCACCATGCTCAACGCCACGCTGACCGTCACCCTGCCAGCCGGCACCCAGATCAGTTGGCTGCGCGACCAGTTCCTGGATTTCGCCGACGCGCTGAATCTGGATGCGCTGATCGAACCCTGGCGCCCACAGAACCCATAA
- a CDS encoding peroxiredoxin — protein MAIAIDAPVPDFSAPATGGEFNLAAYKGKQLVIYFYPKDNTPGCTTQGQGFRDGHAAFAAANTVVVGVSRDSLKTHENFKAKQGFAFELISDKDESVCQLFDVIKLKKLYGKEYLGVDRSTFLIDKNGVLRQEWRGVKVPGHVDEVLAAAQALNKA, from the coding sequence ATGGCCATCGCTATCGACGCCCCTGTCCCCGACTTCAGCGCCCCCGCGACGGGCGGCGAGTTCAACCTGGCCGCCTACAAGGGCAAGCAGTTGGTGATCTACTTCTACCCGAAGGACAATACTCCGGGCTGCACCACCCAAGGCCAGGGCTTTCGGGATGGCCACGCGGCCTTCGCTGCGGCCAACACGGTCGTCGTCGGCGTGTCGCGCGACAGCCTGAAGACCCATGAGAACTTCAAGGCCAAGCAGGGCTTCGCCTTCGAACTGATTTCGGACAAGGACGAAAGCGTCTGCCAGCTGTTCGACGTGATCAAGCTGAAGAAGCTCTACGGCAAGGAGTACCTGGGCGTCGACCGCAGCACCTTCCTGATCGACAAGAACGGCGTACTGCGCCAGGAATGGCGAGGGGTCAAGGTGCCCGGCCATGTCGATGAGGTACTGGCCGCAGCCCAGGCCCTCAACAAAGCCTGA
- the dapA gene encoding 4-hydroxy-tetrahydrodipicolinate synthase, whose translation MIAGSMVALATPMDAQGNLDWDALSKLVDFHLQEGTNAIVAVGTTGESATLDVNEHIEVIRRVVDQVAGRIPVIAGTGANSTREAVELTQNAKTAGADACLLVTPYYNKPTQEGLYLHFRHIAEAVAIPQILYNVPGRTACDMLPETVERLSAVDNIIGIKEATGDLQRARDILDRVSSNFLLYSGDDATAVELMLLGGKGNISVTANVAPRAMSDMCSAAMRGEAAIARAINDRLMPLHKNLFIEANPIPVKWALNEMGMMADGIRLPLTWLSPRCHEPLRQALRQSGVLV comes from the coding sequence ATGATTGCGGGCAGTATGGTGGCACTGGCCACGCCCATGGATGCACAGGGTAATCTCGATTGGGATGCCTTGAGCAAGCTGGTGGATTTCCACCTGCAAGAGGGCACCAACGCCATCGTCGCGGTCGGCACCACGGGTGAGTCGGCGACCCTCGATGTCAACGAGCACATCGAAGTCATCCGCCGCGTGGTCGATCAGGTCGCCGGGCGCATCCCGGTGATCGCCGGCACGGGTGCCAACTCCACCCGCGAAGCGGTCGAGCTGACCCAGAACGCCAAGACCGCCGGCGCCGATGCCTGCCTGCTGGTCACGCCGTACTACAACAAGCCGACCCAGGAAGGCCTGTACCTGCACTTCCGCCACATTGCCGAAGCCGTGGCCATTCCGCAGATTCTCTACAACGTGCCGGGGCGTACCGCCTGCGACATGCTGCCGGAAACCGTCGAGCGCCTGTCCGCCGTCGACAACATCATCGGCATCAAGGAAGCCACCGGCGACCTGCAGCGTGCCCGTGACATCCTCGACCGTGTCAGCTCGAACTTCCTGCTCTATTCCGGCGACGACGCCACGGCGGTCGAGCTGATGCTGCTGGGCGGCAAGGGCAACATTTCCGTGACCGCCAACGTGGCCCCGCGGGCGATGAGCGACATGTGTTCGGCGGCCATGCGCGGTGAAGCGGCGATCGCACGGGCGATCAACGACCGCCTGATGCCCCTGCACAAGAACCTGTTCATCGAAGCCAACCCGATTCCGGTGAAATGGGCGCTGAACGAAATGGGCATGATGGCCGACGGCATTCGCTTGCCGCTGACCTGGCTGAGCCCCCGTTGTCACGAACCGCTGCGTCAGGCCCTGCGCCAGTCCGGTGTATTGGTCTAA
- a CDS encoding recombinase family protein, whose translation MSVAPESESLQETGPRYLGYARASETPNLLSQLFGLELAGCTRLVSEQTKNNWRNRPELTRLLAELGPGDVLTVTKLDRLARSTRELLEIAERIHVSGAGLRSLSEPWADTTTENGLAVLAVFAGIVEFERSLILERTKDGRDAAKARGVKFGAKPTLSSEQIDEARRLINEDGQSVDQAAKVLKVHRSTLYRALRRVEKQQSSD comes from the coding sequence ATGAGCGTTGCGCCGGAATCAGAGTCGCTCCAGGAAACGGGACCCCGTTACCTCGGTTATGCGAGAGCCAGTGAAACGCCAAACCTGCTCAGCCAGCTGTTCGGGCTGGAGCTGGCGGGATGCACCCGGCTCGTTTCGGAGCAGACCAAGAACAACTGGCGCAACCGCCCCGAGCTGACCCGCTTGCTCGCCGAGCTGGGCCCAGGTGACGTGCTCACCGTGACCAAGCTCGATCGCCTGGCACGCAGCACGCGAGAGTTGTTGGAGATCGCCGAGCGGATTCACGTCAGTGGCGCGGGGCTTCGCAGCCTGTCCGAGCCCTGGGCTGACACCACCACGGAAAACGGTCTGGCGGTTCTGGCGGTTTTCGCCGGTATCGTCGAGTTCGAGCGCTCGCTGATTCTCGAACGAACCAAGGACGGCCGCGACGCTGCCAAAGCCCGCGGCGTGAAATTCGGCGCAAAACCCACGCTGTCCAGTGAGCAGATCGACGAGGCGCGCCGCTTGATCAACGAGGACGGGCAGTCCGTCGATCAGGCCGCCAAGGTACTCAAGGTTCACCGCTCCACGCTCTACCGGGCGTTGCGGCGGGTGGAGAAACAACAATCTAGTGACTGA
- a CDS encoding sulfurtransferase TusA family protein, with protein MGDVAVWRGEHQAELDACGLNCPLPLLKAKMALNGLASGEVLKVLATDAGSQRDFRAFARLAGHELLREETEGDVFRYWLRKA; from the coding sequence ATGGGGGATGTAGCGGTGTGGCGGGGCGAGCATCAGGCCGAGCTGGATGCGTGTGGCTTGAATTGCCCGCTGCCTTTGCTCAAGGCCAAGATGGCGCTCAATGGCCTGGCCAGTGGCGAGGTGCTCAAGGTGTTGGCCACGGATGCCGGGTCGCAGCGCGATTTCCGGGCCTTCGCCCGGCTGGCTGGCCATGAGCTGCTGCGTGAGGAAACCGAGGGTGACGTGTTCCGTTACTGGCTGCGCAAGGCGTGA
- a CDS encoding M48 family metalloprotease, with product MNVLRPTLLTLACLLAQPTMANDLPSLGDASSSMVSPQQEYQLGRAWLSIVRGQVSQLSDPQLKDFVESSVYRLAETSQVQDRRLEFVLLNSPQINAFAAPGGIIGVNGGLFLYAQTEGEYASVLAHELAHLSQRHFARGLEAQQRMQLPVMAAMLAGIVAAAAGAGDAGIAAIASTQAAAIQEQRRFSRQNEQEADRIGLVNLEKAGYDPRSMPSMFERLMRQYRYDRMPPEFLLTHPVSESRIADTRNRAEQYQAGGTEDSLRYQLMRARVQLTYEETPGIAAKRFRAQLDENPNMDAARYGLTIALIKGSQFDEARDTLAPLLQKAPDDVTYNLAQISLDSAANRLAAADQRIKRLLDLYPGNYPLNQARIDLLLKQRKIPEAEQALNDLLKRRVKDPDVWYQVAEVRGLSGNTIGLHQARAEFFALVGDFNQAIEQLDFAKRRASNNFQLASRIDARQKELIEEKRMTEEMLR from the coding sequence ATGAATGTTTTGCGCCCTACCCTGCTGACGCTCGCCTGCCTGCTGGCACAACCGACGATGGCCAACGACCTGCCATCACTTGGCGATGCCAGCTCGTCGATGGTTTCTCCGCAACAGGAGTATCAACTGGGCCGGGCCTGGCTGAGCATCGTCCGCGGCCAGGTCAGCCAACTGTCGGATCCGCAGCTCAAGGACTTCGTCGAAAGCAGCGTCTACCGCCTGGCGGAAACCAGCCAGGTTCAGGACCGGCGCCTCGAGTTCGTCCTGCTCAACAGCCCGCAGATCAACGCTTTTGCAGCGCCAGGCGGGATCATCGGCGTCAACGGCGGGCTGTTCCTCTACGCGCAGACCGAAGGCGAATACGCCTCGGTACTGGCCCACGAACTGGCCCACTTGTCGCAGCGCCACTTCGCCCGCGGCCTGGAGGCCCAGCAACGCATGCAGTTGCCGGTCATGGCCGCGATGCTCGCTGGTATCGTCGCAGCGGCAGCGGGTGCCGGCGATGCCGGCATCGCCGCCATCGCCTCGACCCAGGCAGCAGCGATTCAGGAACAGCGGCGCTTCTCCCGGCAGAACGAACAGGAGGCCGACCGCATCGGTCTGGTCAACCTGGAAAAGGCCGGCTACGACCCCCGCTCGATGCCGAGCATGTTCGAACGCCTGATGCGTCAGTACCGCTACGACCGCATGCCACCCGAATTCCTGCTGACCCACCCGGTCTCCGAATCGCGTATCGCCGATACCCGCAACCGCGCCGAGCAGTACCAGGCTGGCGGCACCGAAGACAGCCTGCGCTACCAGCTGATGCGTGCCCGGGTGCAGCTGACCTATGAAGAAACCCCGGGCATCGCCGCCAAACGCTTCCGTGCCCAGCTCGATGAAAACCCGAACATGGACGCCGCCCGCTATGGCCTGACCATCGCCCTGATCAAGGGCAGCCAGTTCGACGAGGCACGCGACACCCTGGCGCCCCTGCTGCAGAAGGCACCGGACGACGTCACCTACAACCTGGCGCAGATCAGCCTGGACAGTGCAGCCAACCGCCTCGCCGCCGCCGATCAGCGCATCAAGCGTCTGCTCGACCTGTACCCTGGCAACTACCCGCTGAACCAGGCGCGCATCGACCTGCTGCTCAAACAACGCAAAATTCCCGAGGCCGAGCAGGCCCTGAACGATCTGCTCAAGCGCCGCGTGAAGGATCCGGACGTCTGGTATCAGGTTGCGGAAGTGCGCGGCCTCAGCGGCAACACCATCGGCCTGCATCAGGCCCGGGCAGAGTTCTTCGCGCTGGTGGGGGATTTCAACCAGGCCATCGAGCAGCTCGACTTCGCCAAGCGCCGCGCCAGCAACAACTTCCAGCTGGCTTCACGCATCGACGCCCGCCAGAAAGAGCTGATCGAAGAGAAGCGCATGACCGAAGAGATGCTGCGCTGA
- a CDS encoding phosphoribosylaminoimidazolesuccinocarboxamide synthase, with protein sequence MTTPSLSLKKIYSGKVRDLYEIDDKRMLMVATDRLSAFDVILEQPIPEKGKILTAISNFWFDKLAHVVPNHFTGDRVEDVVPAAELSLVEGRAVVAKRLKPVAVEAIVRGYLVGSGWKEYQKSGTVCGIQLPAGLKEAAKLPQPIFTPSTKAAVGDHDENISFEQCEAIIGAELAAKVRDTSIALYVAAVEYAATRGIIIADTKFEFGLDENGTLTLMDEVLTPDSSRFWPADSYAEGTNPPSFDKQFVRNWLESTGWNKEPPAPAVPADVAQKTADKYREALTRLTA encoded by the coding sequence ATGACCACACCTTCCCTGAGCCTGAAAAAGATCTATTCGGGCAAAGTCCGCGATCTCTACGAGATCGACGACAAGCGCATGCTGATGGTCGCAACCGATCGCCTGTCGGCTTTCGACGTGATCCTCGAGCAGCCAATTCCGGAGAAGGGCAAGATCCTTACCGCCATCTCCAACTTCTGGTTCGACAAGCTGGCCCATGTGGTGCCCAACCACTTCACCGGTGATCGCGTCGAAGACGTGGTGCCGGCCGCCGAGCTGTCGCTGGTCGAGGGCCGCGCCGTGGTCGCCAAGCGCCTCAAGCCGGTTGCCGTGGAGGCCATCGTGCGCGGTTACCTCGTCGGTTCGGGCTGGAAGGAGTATCAGAAGAGCGGCACCGTATGCGGTATCCAGCTCCCCGCCGGTCTGAAGGAAGCCGCCAAGCTGCCACAGCCGATCTTCACCCCGTCGACCAAGGCCGCCGTGGGCGACCATGACGAGAACATCAGCTTCGAGCAGTGCGAAGCGATCATCGGTGCCGAGCTGGCCGCCAAGGTGCGCGACACCTCCATCGCGCTGTACGTCGCGGCAGTCGAGTACGCAGCCACCCGCGGCATCATCATCGCCGACACCAAGTTCGAATTCGGCCTCGACGAAAACGGCACCCTGACCCTGATGGACGAAGTGCTGACCCCCGACTCCAGCCGCTTCTGGCCAGCCGACAGCTACGCCGAAGGCACCAACCCGCCGAGCTTCGACAAGCAGTTCGTGCGCAACTGGTTGGAATCCACCGGCTGGAACAAGGAGCCGCCAGCGCCGGCAGTACCGGCCGACGTCGCGCAGAAGACCGCCGACAAGTACCGTGAGGCGCTGACCCGTCTGACTGCCTGA
- the bamC gene encoding outer membrane protein assembly factor BamC — protein sequence MKRLAGLSALALIITSTSGCGWIWGENGYFRDRGSDYLTARQTAPMQLPADVEAKRLDPLLPVPNQIRNSDVEGEYEVPRPQALAVSESVSEFSLQNSGDSSWLVAQRVPAEVWPGARQYFEDGGFRIVDERPQTGEFSTDWQRFDALSSSMQSRLGGRVAGLDSNTETRVHVRLEPGVQRNTSEIFVVTAQRPAGSTSDVPFTERSVNKALDAALLDDLQASLTRSVEQGGSVSLLAGRDYDAPSRVSLSADGNGNPVLNLSTDFDRAWSGVGRSLRMADLRVDDINRTLGVYYVNLAEGPQRANEKPGFFSRLFGGSENKDDIEARAERYQVRLTAVGDTVQVTVEKDLNTIAPADVARRVLDMIQENLG from the coding sequence ATGAAGCGACTGGCCGGACTTTCCGCACTTGCTCTGATCATCACCAGCACCAGTGGCTGTGGCTGGATCTGGGGCGAAAATGGCTACTTCCGCGATCGCGGTAGCGATTACCTGACCGCGCGGCAGACCGCACCGATGCAACTGCCTGCCGATGTCGAGGCCAAGCGTCTCGATCCGCTGCTGCCGGTGCCGAATCAGATCCGCAACAGCGACGTGGAGGGCGAGTACGAAGTGCCGCGCCCGCAAGCACTCGCCGTTAGCGAGAGCGTCAGCGAGTTCAGCCTGCAGAACAGCGGCGACTCCAGCTGGCTGGTCGCTCAGCGCGTTCCCGCTGAAGTCTGGCCGGGTGCCCGCCAGTACTTCGAGGACGGCGGCTTCCGCATCGTCGACGAGCGTCCACAGACCGGCGAATTCAGCACCGACTGGCAGCGCTTCGATGCGCTGTCCAGCAGCATGCAGAGCCGCCTGGGCGGCCGTGTCGCCGGCCTCGACAGCAACACCGAGACCCGTGTGCACGTGCGCCTCGAGCCAGGCGTACAGCGCAACACCAGCGAAATCTTCGTGGTCACCGCTCAGCGTCCGGCCGGCAGCACCAGCGACGTGCCGTTCACCGAGCGTAGCGTCAACAAGGCATTGGATGCCGCGCTGCTCGACGACCTGCAGGCCAGCCTGACGCGCAGCGTCGAGCAGGGCGGTTCGGTATCGCTGCTGGCCGGTCGTGACTACGACGCACCGAGCCGCGTGAGCCTCTCCGCCGATGGCAATGGCAACCCGGTGCTGAACCTGAGCACCGACTTCGACCGTGCCTGGTCCGGCGTTGGCCGCTCGCTGCGTATGGCTGACCTGCGCGTCGACGACATCAACCGTACCCTGGGCGTCTATTACGTCAACCTGGCCGAAGGCCCGCAACGTGCCAACGAGAAGCCTGGCTTCTTCAGCCGTCTGTTCGGCGGCTCGGAGAACAAGGACGACATCGAAGCTCGCGCCGAGCGCTATCAGGTCCGCCTGACCGCCGTTGGCGATACCGTGCAGGTGACGGTCGAGAAAGACCTCAACACCATCGCACCGGCCGATGTCGCACGCCGCGTGCTGGACATGATTCAGGAAAACCTCGGCTAA
- the nadA gene encoding quinolinate synthase NadA, producing the protein MTQIAERLLVQAHLDAKQPETLTAEQEAFYRDEIGKELKRQNAVLVAHYYCDPVLQALAEETGGCVSDSLEMARFGNQHSAQTVLVAGVKFMGETAKILNPEKRVLMPTLEATCSLDLGCPVDEFAAFCDQHPQRTVVVYANTSAAVKARADWVVTSSCAVEIVEHLMDNGESIIWAPDQHLGRFIQNKTGADMLLWDGACIVHEEFKARQLEEMKALYPQAAVLVHPESPTAVIDLADAVGSTSQLIAAAQRMPNKTFIVATDRGIFYKMQQLCPDKEFVAAPTAGNGAACRSCANCPWMAMNTLQRTLQCLREGSNEVFVDPALIPRAIKPLKRMLDFTQAARLKLAGNA; encoded by the coding sequence ATGACGCAGATTGCCGAACGACTTCTTGTCCAAGCTCATCTCGATGCCAAACAGCCAGAGACGCTGACGGCGGAGCAGGAAGCGTTCTACCGTGATGAAATTGGCAAAGAACTGAAGCGCCAGAATGCCGTTCTGGTCGCCCACTACTACTGCGACCCGGTGCTGCAGGCGCTTGCCGAAGAAACCGGTGGCTGCGTGTCCGACTCGCTGGAGATGGCCCGCTTCGGCAATCAGCATTCGGCGCAGACCGTGTTGGTCGCCGGCGTCAAGTTCATGGGCGAGACGGCGAAAATCCTCAACCCTGAAAAGCGCGTGCTGATGCCGACGCTGGAAGCCACCTGTTCTCTGGATCTGGGTTGCCCGGTCGACGAATTCGCCGCGTTCTGCGATCAGCATCCGCAGCGCACCGTGGTGGTTTACGCCAATACCTCGGCAGCGGTGAAGGCGCGGGCCGACTGGGTGGTGACGTCCAGCTGCGCCGTGGAGATCGTCGAGCACCTGATGGACAACGGCGAGAGCATCATCTGGGCGCCGGATCAGCATCTGGGGCGTTTCATCCAGAACAAGACCGGTGCCGACATGCTGCTCTGGGACGGTGCCTGCATCGTCCACGAAGAGTTCAAGGCCCGCCAGCTGGAAGAAATGAAGGCGCTGTATCCGCAAGCGGCCGTGCTGGTGCACCCTGAGTCGCCGACCGCGGTGATCGACCTGGCCGATGCGGTTGGCTCGACCAGCCAACTGATCGCTGCCGCGCAGCGGATGCCGAACAAGACCTTCATCGTCGCCACCGATCGCGGCATCTTCTACAAGATGCAGCAGCTGTGTCCCGACAAGGAGTTCGTCGCGGCGCCGACAGCTGGCAATGGCGCCGCCTGCCGCAGTTGTGCCAACTGCCCGTGGATGGCGATGAACACCCTGCAGCGCACCTTGCAGTGCCTGCGTGAGGGCAGTAACGAGGTGTTCGTCGACCCGGCGCTGATTCCCAGAGCGATCAAGCCGCTCAAGCGTATGCTCGACTTCACCCAGGCGGCACGCCTGAAGCTCGCTGGCAATGCCTGA